In Helicobacter bilis, a genomic segment contains:
- a CDS encoding TonB-dependent receptor plug domain-containing protein, translating to MCNILTQKGSKLILSAALLSISLSQSLCANEIATNDKLAALIDSTPENTDTQTKRLNAVVTSSTGFDLPLKDEAKNIVLIDKEELQNKGFLNINQALQYSPLITFNSNGFGNNIDLRGQGLDSNRAVKILVNRVPISLLDTSHGVSPYNNIDIENIERIEIIPGGGAVVYGNGTRGGIINIVTKMPSKDFNRIVLKAISGESVGIQGGSLSIASGKKLSENLFIKGDVSVGYTPGARNVAGIATDKSEIKAFSNDNETNLYTAFQVLYNPSENQKFDFNISYSHSWQSIPLSYLSYTSNVRNGGSSTTITKDESTIKKSETTQMNTP from the coding sequence ATGTGTAATATACTAACACAAAAAGGTTCAAAACTCATTCTATCCGCTGCATTACTAAGCATATCTTTAAGTCAAAGTTTATGTGCGAATGAAATAGCGACAAATGACAAACTAGCTGCATTAATAGATTCTACACCAGAGAATACAGATACACAGACAAAAAGACTAAATGCTGTGGTAACCTCTAGCACAGGCTTTGATTTACCACTCAAAGATGAGGCAAAAAATATTGTATTGATAGACAAAGAAGAGCTGCAAAACAAGGGGTTTTTAAACATTAATCAAGCTTTGCAATACAGCCCCCTTATCACTTTTAATAGCAATGGATTTGGCAATAATATAGACTTAAGGGGTCAAGGACTAGATTCTAATCGTGCGGTGAAAATCCTAGTCAATCGTGTGCCTATATCCCTGCTAGATACCTCTCATGGCGTTTCGCCCTACAATAATATAGATATTGAGAATATAGAAAGGATAGAGATAATACCGGGTGGTGGGGCTGTGGTGTATGGTAATGGCACAAGAGGTGGGATTATCAATATCGTTACAAAAATGCCAAGCAAGGATTTTAACCGCATAGTATTAAAAGCGATAAGCGGGGAGAGTGTGGGGATTCAAGGTGGGAGTTTAAGCATTGCTAGTGGTAAAAAATTGAGTGAGAATCTATTCATAAAAGGCGATGTGAGTGTGGGATATACACCCGGGGCGCGTAATGTTGCAGGTATTGCTACTGATAAAAGTGAGATTAAAGCCTTTAGCAATGACAATGAGACAAATCTCTACACCGCTTTTCAAGTCCTATATAATCCCTCTGAAAATCAAAAGTTTGACTTTAATATCAGCTACTCACACTCATGGCAGAGTATCCCTCTAAGCTATCTCTCATATACTTCTAATGTTAGAAATGGTGGCAGTTCAACAACAATCACAAAAGATGAAAGCACCATAAAAAAGAGCGAAACAACCCAGATGAATACACCATAA
- a CDS encoding TonB-dependent receptor translates to MQTSLNYTTKWSENLDFDALAFYQFSLTRYMEYEYCISTKATGSFCPAGIMDMGKPSGFQNHAAGLNLKAKYTTTNNTLIVGLDNILESSKRINHIDHFFPMYARGATISFRAAPQQQMIHYITNITNTAIKLSNSLYAFDSFSFTDSIKLSGGVRLEYSNYWMQNIQDYWQKTKTNNNTTESSEYLNFKDHAQNLSYAAEITPSYQYSDTGNTYAKLELGFISPSAFQMINADPKSSTNSGKGMLNKNEANGIKPEQYITAEIGMKDEFDFSYISATLFYTHTFNEIFVNNITHGTAYTYSNLGQTQRVGAELSAQQSFFDTSWLRLSESIGMLYTNILQTNVANAHLQGNMVPYVPWLKATLNVEADILRTNTLNLTLFLNNTYISQSLDSTSGTSNAAGKSHIMNKGGYVLSDLGAMFSIKDVKINVGVRNLFNSWYATYQKYPLYAPALGRNYYAELRYNF, encoded by the coding sequence CTGCAAACTTCACTTAACTACACGACAAAATGGAGTGAGAATCTAGACTTTGATGCGTTAGCCTTTTATCAATTCTCACTTACAAGATATATGGAGTATGAATACTGCATTAGCACAAAGGCAACGGGATCATTTTGTCCAGCAGGTATCATGGATATGGGAAAGCCTAGTGGTTTCCAAAATCATGCCGCAGGACTGAATCTAAAGGCAAAATACACAACGACAAACAATACACTGATAGTAGGACTTGATAATATCCTAGAATCTTCAAAGCGTATAAATCATATCGATCACTTTTTTCCTATGTATGCAAGAGGGGCAACCATATCTTTTAGGGCTGCTCCACAACAACAAATGATTCATTATATAACAAACATCACAAATACCGCCATAAAGCTATCAAATAGTCTCTATGCATTTGATAGCTTTAGCTTTACAGATTCCATAAAGCTTAGTGGCGGTGTGCGTCTAGAGTATTCTAACTATTGGATGCAAAATATCCAAGACTATTGGCAAAAAACAAAAACTAATAACAACACAACAGAATCTAGCGAATATCTTAACTTCAAAGACCACGCACAGAATCTAAGCTATGCTGCAGAAATCACACCAAGCTATCAATACAGCGATACAGGCAACACCTATGCAAAGCTGGAGTTAGGCTTTATAAGCCCGAGTGCTTTTCAAATGATTAACGCCGATCCAAAGTCAAGCACAAATAGTGGTAAAGGCATGTTAAATAAAAATGAAGCAAATGGCATTAAACCAGAGCAATATATCACAGCTGAAATAGGTATGAAAGATGAGTTTGACTTTAGCTATATCTCTGCAACACTTTTTTATACGCACACATTTAATGAGATTTTTGTAAATAATATCACGCATGGCACAGCCTATACATATAGCAATCTAGGGCAGACACAAAGAGTGGGTGCAGAGCTTAGTGCGCAACAAAGCTTTTTTGATACTTCATGGCTAAGACTAAGTGAAAGTATAGGCATGCTTTATACAAATATATTGCAAACAAATGTCGCAAACGCCCATTTGCAAGGCAACATGGTGCCTTATGTCCCTTGGCTTAAAGCAACTCTCAATGTAGAAGCTGATATTTTGCGGACAAACACCCTAAACCTTACACTCTTTCTCAATAATACCTATATTTCGCAATCACTTGATTCTACAAGTGGCACAAGCAATGCAGCGGGAAAAAGTCATATTATGAATAAGGGTGGCTATGTGCTGAGTGATTTAGGTGCTATGTTTAGCATTAAAGATGTAAAAATTAATGTCGGCGTGCGAAATCTTTTTAACTCTTGGTATGCTACCTATCAAAAATACCCACTCTATGCCCCAGCCCTTGGTAGAAACTACTATGCGGAATTGAGATATAATTTTTAG
- a CDS encoding Crp/Fnr family transcriptional regulator, with translation MQPLSKEILTQINTTICGDERSLEVLQNKGIVKAYTKGYRIYPDSDELLGFLYVLSGKVRFFSVSSNAKEITIFTISDKESCIISTSCILSNIKADVVLEFMEDSSVFILPNKIFETLTHTNESIMRFNLFLVSKRLKQAFDTINDVTFKSLKNRVVKFLLSNAKNNRVEASQESIANNIGSAREAVTRVIKELKTQGLIETNRNEIVLKNGLYELGKDIES, from the coding sequence ATGCAACCACTATCTAAAGAGATTTTAACGCAGATAAATACCACAATATGTGGCGATGAGAGAAGCCTTGAAGTATTACAGAATAAGGGTATTGTAAAAGCCTACACAAAAGGATATAGAATCTACCCAGATAGCGATGAGTTGCTAGGCTTTTTGTATGTTTTAAGCGGGAAAGTTCGCTTTTTTAGTGTCTCAAGCAATGCTAAGGAAATCACCATTTTTACCATAAGCGATAAGGAAAGCTGTATCATCTCTACAAGCTGTATTTTATCAAACATTAAGGCTGATGTGGTGCTTGAGTTTATGGAAGATTCTAGCGTGTTTATCCTGCCAAATAAGATTTTTGAGACACTCACGCACACAAATGAATCTATTATGCGTTTTAATCTCTTTTTAGTCTCTAAACGCCTAAAACAAGCCTTTGACACCATTAATGATGTAACCTTTAAAAGTCTTAAAAATCGCGTAGTAAAGTTTCTACTAAGCAATGCCAAAAATAACCGCGTAGAAGCAAGTCAAGAAAGCATAGCAAACAATATCGGCAGTGCCAGAGAGGCAGTTACAAGAGTGATAAAAGAGCTAAAAACACAAGGGCTAATTGAGACAAATCGCAATGAGATTGTGCTTAAAAATGGGCTGTATGAGCTAGGCAAAGATATAGAATCTTAG